The Vescimonas coprocola genome includes a window with the following:
- a CDS encoding HlyC/CorC family transporter — protein MNYFGSIFAMVACIAMSAYFSATETAFSSLNKTRLKVLADNGNKRAALALKLSEDYDKLISTILIGNNIVNIMVASIGTLLFVGLYGDMGATVSTVVVTIVVLIFGEITPKSVAKDTPERFAMFSAPFIRLWIWVLTPLNFLFSLWKKLVSRFFKTDDNTKMSHEELLLFMEDMAQDGGIDENEGELLRNALEFRDLTAAEILTHRIDLEAVDIGESHEEIARAFTQSRFSRLLVYRDTIDQIVGVLHQKDFYISGKMTDQPIAEIMTEPLFVYQHTKIRDILKMLQHQKSHVAVVVDDFGGTLGIVTMEDILEELVGEIWDEHDEVEEDFEKLDENTYRVDCSVSLEDFMEFFGVKLESDSVSVGGWVMEQLNRVPSKGDSFTAQNLEITVSDLSAYRVSFITVRQCGVCLACEQ, from the coding sequence ATGAATTATTTTGGAAGCATTTTCGCAATGGTGGCCTGCATCGCCATGTCCGCCTATTTCAGCGCCACAGAAACGGCATTCTCGTCTCTGAATAAGACCCGCCTCAAGGTGTTGGCGGACAATGGAAACAAGCGGGCAGCGCTGGCGCTCAAGCTGTCCGAAGATTATGACAAGCTGATCTCCACCATCCTGATCGGCAACAATATCGTCAATATCATGGTGGCGTCTATCGGCACACTTCTGTTCGTCGGACTTTACGGCGACATGGGTGCGACGGTTTCTACGGTCGTCGTAACGATCGTTGTTTTGATTTTCGGTGAGATCACCCCCAAAAGCGTTGCAAAGGACACGCCGGAACGCTTTGCCATGTTCAGTGCGCCCTTTATCCGGCTCTGGATATGGGTGCTGACGCCACTGAACTTCCTGTTCTCCCTGTGGAAAAAGCTGGTTTCCCGTTTCTTCAAGACGGACGACAACACCAAAATGTCCCACGAGGAACTGCTTCTTTTCATGGAGGATATGGCGCAGGACGGCGGCATTGACGAAAACGAGGGCGAGCTGCTGCGCAATGCTCTTGAGTTCCGTGACCTGACGGCGGCAGAAATTTTGACCCATCGAATCGACTTGGAGGCCGTGGACATCGGCGAAAGCCATGAGGAAATTGCCAGAGCCTTTACGCAGTCCCGCTTTTCCCGTCTGCTGGTCTACCGGGATACCATCGATCAGATCGTTGGTGTTCTTCATCAGAAGGACTTCTATATCAGCGGCAAGATGACGGATCAGCCTATTGCGGAGATCATGACGGAGCCGCTGTTTGTCTATCAGCACACGAAGATCCGGGATATTTTGAAAATGCTCCAGCATCAGAAGTCCCATGTCGCCGTAGTCGTAGATGATTTTGGCGGAACGCTTGGTATTGTTACGATGGAGGATATTCTGGAAGAACTGGTCGGTGAAATTTGGGACGAACACGACGAGGTGGAAGAAGATTTTGAAAAGCTGGACGAGAATACCTACCGTGTGGACTGCTCCGTCAGCTTGGAGGATTTTATGGAATTCTTTGGCGTCAAGCTGGAATCGGACAGTGTTTCCGTCGGCGGCTGGGTCATGGAGCAGCTGAATAGAGTCCCCAGTAAGGGCGATTCCTTTACCGCTCAGAATTTGGAGATCACGGTCTCCGATCTAAGTGCGTACAGGGTATCCTTCATCACAGTCAGGCAATGTGGCGTCTGTTTGGCCTGCGAACAATAA
- a CDS encoding TIGR02391 family protein, which produces MRVLKLPYENELYELRKWIDNTNTPLNMQFLHTPQKIQRIHQWIGVIAKETQTEYPFYAAMLPGIANILFQGNGMSPALVNPVAFGELMVIICHIGAEPSIARFWSAIHPRIVNVSHELYVDGHYSTAAEKAVKEVESRLREKFLELKTGAAVPAKIGDVIGALMSENGAFKFCDTTTTSGRDYRRGIQSLFEGIVAAYRNPAAHANLQYEKREAMEQIMLASQLMYVLDKPQL; this is translated from the coding sequence GTGCGTGTTTTGAAACTGCCGTATGAAAACGAACTGTATGAGCTGCGAAAATGGATAGACAATACAAATACGCCCTTAAATATGCAGTTTCTCCATACGCCTCAGAAAATTCAGCGCATTCACCAGTGGATCGGCGTAATAGCAAAAGAAACACAAACGGAGTATCCTTTCTACGCTGCTATGCTGCCTGGTATTGCAAACATTCTTTTTCAAGGAAACGGTATGAGCCCCGCACTTGTGAATCCTGTTGCCTTTGGTGAGCTGATGGTAATTATTTGCCATATCGGAGCAGAACCTTCCATTGCCCGGTTCTGGTCTGCAATTCATCCGCGGATTGTGAATGTCTCCCATGAGTTATATGTAGATGGTCACTACTCAACCGCAGCAGAAAAGGCGGTCAAAGAAGTAGAATCTCGTCTGCGTGAAAAGTTTTTGGAGTTAAAAACCGGCGCAGCAGTTCCCGCGAAGATTGGTGATGTGATTGGCGCACTTATGAGCGAGAACGGCGCTTTCAAATTCTGTGACACAACTACCACCAGCGGCAGGGACTACCGACGCGGAATCCAATCTCTGTTTGAAGGAATCGTGGCAGCCTATCGCAATCCTGCGGCTCATGCCAATCTTCAATATGAAAAACGTGAGGCTATGGAGCAGATTATGCTGGCAAGTCAGTTGATGTATGTGTTGGACAAACCACAATTATGA
- a CDS encoding potassium channel family protein, producing MKNVLLIGAGRFGRHIAMQLSQLGHQVMAVDTNEERVNDVLPFVTNAQIGDSTNAEFLRSLGIGNFDVCFVTISGNFQNSLETTSLLKELGAKCVVSRAERDVQAKFLLRNGADHIVYPEKQVAKWAAIRFTADHIFDYIEIDEQHAIFEVQVPEAWIGKSVGELDIRRKFGINILGIKRAGKTDVSVTPDTILSDDITILALGEYKALQKCFRI from the coding sequence ATGAAAAATGTTTTATTGATCGGAGCAGGCCGCTTCGGGCGGCATATCGCCATGCAGCTCTCTCAACTGGGGCATCAGGTCATGGCAGTCGATACCAATGAGGAACGGGTCAACGATGTGCTTCCGTTTGTCACCAACGCACAGATCGGCGACAGCACCAATGCGGAGTTTCTGCGTTCGCTGGGTATCGGAAATTTTGATGTTTGTTTTGTGACCATCAGCGGTAATTTTCAGAACTCGCTGGAAACCACCTCGCTGCTGAAGGAACTGGGTGCCAAATGCGTGGTATCCCGTGCCGAGCGTGATGTGCAGGCAAAGTTTCTGCTTCGCAACGGTGCAGACCATATAGTCTACCCGGAAAAACAGGTGGCAAAATGGGCGGCGATCCGATTCACTGCCGACCATATTTTCGACTACATAGAGATCGACGAGCAGCACGCCATCTTTGAAGTGCAGGTGCCGGAGGCGTGGATCGGGAAAAGCGTTGGTGAGCTGGATATCCGCAGAAAGTTTGGCATCAACATTCTTGGCATCAAACGAGCCGGAAAAACGGATGTTTCCGTTACGCCGGACACTATATTGTCCGATGACATTACGATTTTGGCGTTGGGTGAGTATAAAGCCCTGCAAAAGTGCTTCCGGATTTGA
- a CDS encoding AI-2E family transporter, giving the protein MEKKPQNTASDRNENPAPQGSKWQTIIRYIARTLVLLIVFAWALVNLDAVLRFLGKVLALFTPFLIGGAIAFLINVVLRPLECCWNKVCRKAPAKLVRPVCLTASTVLVFGILFAVVFMMIPSLRESGEEFVQNIPLYVEEIGRWWTGVVQFAAKYKIVLPEYTIDSDLLIEKLTALISDEGSGILTVTWGAATSVLSVLVDVLLGLVFALYLLAKKEVVAAHLKKLVVTVLPQKKAQRLLSIASLTNQTFTNFVSGQLTEAVIIGVLCFFGMLILGIPYAGAVSAFVAVTALVPIFGAWLGGGLGAFLILLAEPGKALWFILFLLVLQQVEGNLIYPKVVGKSVGLPGLLVLMAVTIGGEAFGILGMLFSVPVCAVLYSLYLEFMKKASARH; this is encoded by the coding sequence ATGGAGAAAAAACCACAAAACACAGCCAGTGACAGAAACGAGAATCCCGCACCGCAGGGAAGCAAGTGGCAGACGATCATTCGCTATATTGCCCGCACGCTGGTGCTGCTGATCGTATTCGCATGGGCGCTGGTAAACCTTGACGCTGTTTTGCGGTTTCTCGGCAAGGTGCTTGCGCTGTTCACTCCGTTTCTGATCGGCGGCGCGATTGCTTTTTTGATCAACGTAGTCCTTCGACCGTTGGAGTGCTGCTGGAACAAGGTGTGCCGCAAAGCTCCTGCAAAGCTGGTCCGCCCTGTGTGCCTGACAGCAAGCACCGTACTTGTCTTTGGAATTCTGTTTGCCGTGGTGTTTATGATGATCCCCAGCCTGCGGGAATCCGGCGAAGAGTTTGTCCAAAACATTCCGCTCTATGTGGAGGAGATCGGGCGGTGGTGGACAGGCGTTGTCCAGTTTGCCGCAAAATATAAGATTGTCCTGCCCGAATACACCATAGACTCTGACCTGTTGATCGAGAAGCTCACCGCCTTGATCAGCGACGAGGGAAGCGGCATCCTCACCGTGACGTGGGGTGCGGCAACCTCCGTCCTATCCGTTTTGGTGGACGTTCTCTTGGGACTTGTCTTTGCGCTGTATCTGCTTGCAAAGAAGGAAGTCGTCGCAGCACATTTGAAAAAGCTCGTTGTGACAGTCCTTCCGCAAAAGAAGGCGCAGCGGCTGCTGAGTATCGCCTCTCTGACCAACCAGACCTTCACAAATTTTGTCAGCGGTCAGCTTACCGAAGCGGTCATCATCGGCGTTCTGTGCTTCTTTGGAATGCTGATCCTTGGGATCCCGTATGCCGGTGCGGTCTCGGCGTTTGTGGCTGTTACTGCGCTGGTGCCGATTTTCGGCGCATGGCTCGGCGGCGGTCTTGGTGCGTTTTTGATCCTGCTGGCAGAACCCGGCAAGGCTCTGTGGTTCATTCTCTTTTTGCTCGTTTTGCAGCAGGTGGAGGGCAACCTGATTTATCCCAAGGTGGTCGGTAAGTCCGTTGGGCTTCCCGGACTGTTGGTGTTGATGGCTGTTACGATCGGCGGCGAAGCATTCGGCATCTTAGGGATGCTGTTCAGCGTTCCCGTCTGCGCCGTGCTGTACAGTCTTTATCTGGAGTTCATGAAGAAAGCAAGCGCCCGGCACTGA
- a CDS encoding excisionase, giving the protein MDNILTVPIHHKMTLTAREAAEYSNIGINKIDSMLRAPNCPFVLLVRTKKLVKRREFEEYISQKLVI; this is encoded by the coding sequence ATGGACAACATCCTCACCGTCCCCATCCACCACAAAATGACGCTGACCGCCAGAGAAGCAGCGGAGTACAGCAACATCGGCATCAACAAGATCGACAGTATGCTGAGAGCGCCCAACTGCCCCTTCGTTTTGCTCGTCAGGACGAAAAAGCTGGTCAAGCGCCGGGAGTTTGAAGAGTACATCAGCCAAAAGCTGGTGATCTGA
- a CDS encoding toll/interleukin-1 receptor domain-containing protein, producing MDFRKLPSNSEGLLLKLVCSENPTQVLREQYNGLSMQQEQELDGIIRELKGLGYIDVKWADNEPYFVILNNSARTYSERLAEYNAHNPINATQGKKVRNTIFISHRSTDKGIADMLVDFFAGTGISKETVFCSSLPGNDINERISDEVRSALKSSAVSIAILSHDYYQSAYCLNEAGVLWYEDVPVIPVALPEINSGNMYGFLNNEYKLRRLDSDTDISYIYDTVSEAVSAPHTKASLITYENNKLRTRYAEYLKARELPPGGSDNSIADTIAEITTDDERIVLYYILHENVRKVSKSTISSWLNKCEIRGVNVDNAFDLLSSFDNGALNNDTLEFGIDTFRKYSANAAQILPPLKKCVDQHIELAVNIFKKIWSDDTLDINIRLFIAYIVEERMRAFGDRWMAEGEIENIRQWESKNTLDSTLSNNYGSCLEFFVQNELVYASSWTSYGNPREYTLFPSLQELLFNCPHKIMEELQKVKDAYHLDLPF from the coding sequence ATGGATTTTAGAAAACTTCCATCTAATTCTGAAGGGTTACTGTTAAAGCTGGTCTGTTCAGAAAACCCTACGCAGGTATTGCGGGAACAATACAACGGGCTTTCTATGCAACAAGAGCAAGAACTTGACGGTATCATAAGAGAGCTAAAAGGACTCGGCTATATTGATGTTAAATGGGCTGATAATGAGCCATACTTTGTCATTCTAAATAATTCTGCAAGAACATATAGTGAACGATTGGCTGAGTATAACGCGCATAACCCCATCAATGCAACACAAGGGAAAAAGGTGAGAAATACAATTTTCATAAGCCACCGATCAACTGATAAAGGTATTGCGGATATGCTTGTTGACTTTTTTGCAGGAACCGGAATTTCTAAGGAAACGGTTTTCTGCTCTTCTCTGCCGGGCAACGACATAAATGAACGCATTTCTGATGAAGTCAGATCTGCGCTGAAAAGCAGCGCAGTTAGCATTGCGATTCTTTCGCATGATTACTATCAGAGTGCCTATTGCCTGAATGAAGCGGGGGTGCTCTGGTATGAGGACGTTCCTGTAATTCCAGTTGCCTTGCCGGAAATTAATTCGGGCAACATGTACGGATTCCTAAATAACGAATATAAGTTAAGACGGTTGGATTCCGATACAGATATTTCATACATTTATGATACTGTGAGCGAAGCGGTATCGGCTCCGCACACAAAAGCGAGTCTTATCACGTACGAGAATAATAAACTTAGAACAAGGTATGCAGAATATTTGAAAGCGAGAGAATTGCCCCCGGGTGGTTCTGATAATTCCATCGCAGATACTATTGCAGAAATAACCACTGACGATGAACGAATCGTGCTATACTACATACTTCATGAAAATGTTCGAAAAGTCTCTAAATCTACTATTTCAAGCTGGTTAAACAAATGCGAAATCCGTGGCGTAAATGTCGATAACGCGTTTGATCTGCTGTCATCTTTTGATAACGGGGCTTTGAATAACGATACTCTGGAATTTGGCATCGACACTTTTCGCAAATACTCTGCAAACGCAGCACAGATACTTCCACCACTTAAAAAATGCGTAGATCAGCATATTGAATTAGCCGTCAACATATTCAAAAAAATCTGGTCAGATGACACGCTTGACATTAATATACGGCTGTTTATTGCTTATATCGTGGAAGAGAGAATGCGCGCGTTTGGTGACCGTTGGATGGCAGAAGGAGAAATCGAAAATATAAGGCAGTGGGAGAGCAAAAACACACTTGATTCCACACTTTCAAACAACTATGGAAGTTGCCTTGAATTTTTTGTTCAAAATGAGCTTGTATATGCAAGCAGTTGGACAAGCTATGGAAATCCGCGAGAGTATACTTTATTCCCTTCTCTACAGGAACTCCTTTTTAATTGTCCCCATAAGATTATGGAGGAATTGCAAAAAGTCAAAGATGCCTATCATTTGGATTTGCCATTTTGA
- a CDS encoding sensor histidine kinase — protein sequence MRNLEALPLMRYNNCWQLFIPLDLSRFSPGLRPKPKSMAYDTAINFRRSMMKNRQRQKDTLFSILIFCSAFAVNLLIQKLFTMQTLVPMIFVFGVFLISLKTHGYCYGITSAIVSVFAVNFAFTYPYYVFDFFVGESILSAVIMLAVAVFTSTLNSRIRDQEKLRTENEKERMRGNLLRAISHDLRTPLTSIYGSSSTLISKYDALPKEQQLKLLGEIQEDSEWLIRMVENLLSVTRIDGAKVEVVKTPTVLDELIDSVLMKFSKKYPNQKVITQIPEEFVDIPMDSLLIEQVLLNLLENAVFHAKGMTELTLSVSLVGDKAVFEVADNGCGIPDDALQKIFTGSYEKSAAPVDGTRSNMGIGLSVCAAIVKAHGSEITAENRKGGGAVFRFALERGGEDDGQ from the coding sequence GTGAGAAATCTTGAAGCGCTTCCGCTTATGCGATATAATAACTGCTGGCAGTTATTTATACCACTGGATTTAAGCCGTTTTTCTCCCGGGCTTCGCCCGAAACCGAAAAGCATGGCGTATGATACCGCAATAAATTTCAGGAGAAGCATGATGAAGAATCGACAGCGACAAAAGGACACTCTATTTTCGATCCTTATTTTTTGCAGTGCCTTTGCCGTCAATTTGCTGATTCAGAAGCTCTTTACCATGCAGACGCTGGTACCCATGATCTTTGTGTTCGGCGTGTTTTTGATCTCGCTGAAAACCCACGGGTATTGCTATGGCATCACTTCGGCAATTGTCAGCGTATTTGCGGTGAATTTTGCCTTTACCTATCCCTATTATGTCTTCGACTTTTTCGTGGGGGAAAGCATCTTATCTGCCGTCATTATGCTGGCAGTTGCCGTTTTCACCAGTACGCTGAACAGCCGCATTCGGGATCAGGAAAAGCTGCGGACGGAGAATGAAAAAGAGAGAATGCGGGGCAATCTGCTGCGGGCGATTTCCCATGATCTGCGCACACCACTCACCTCTATATACGGGTCCTCCTCCACGCTGATCTCCAAGTATGATGCGCTGCCAAAGGAGCAGCAGCTCAAGCTGTTGGGAGAAATTCAGGAGGACAGCGAATGGCTCATCCGCATGGTTGAAAATCTTCTGTCGGTTACAAGAATCGACGGTGCGAAAGTGGAAGTCGTGAAGACACCCACGGTTCTGGATGAGCTGATCGACTCGGTTCTCATGAAGTTTTCCAAAAAGTATCCGAATCAGAAGGTCATCACACAGATACCGGAGGAATTTGTGGACATTCCCATGGATTCGCTCCTTATTGAGCAGGTACTGCTGAATCTTCTGGAAAATGCCGTATTCCACGCAAAAGGCATGACGGAGCTGACGCTTTCCGTTTCTCTTGTGGGGGATAAGGCGGTATTTGAGGTTGCCGACAACGGCTGCGGCATCCCGGATGATGCACTTCAAAAGATTTTCACCGGAAGTTATGAAAAGTCCGCCGCACCGGTGGACGGAACCCGCAGCAATATGGGGATCGGACTATCCGTGTGCGCCGCCATCGTCAAGGCGCACGGCAGCGAGATCACTGCGGAAAATAGGAAGGGCGGCGGTGCGGTATTCCGCTTTGCTCTGGAAAGAGGGGGTGAGGACGATGGGCAATAA
- a CDS encoding TrkH family potassium uptake protein: MSEEMVCRKRRLSSFQIIILGFAGVILLGALLLMLPLSTTAGCVTPFHEALFTATSAVCVTGLVVQDTGSYWSVFGQTVILTLIQIGGLGVVTVAASFALLSGRRISLMQRSTMQDAISAPKVGGIVRLTRFILRGTFLIELIGALAMLPVFCRDYGWRGVWIAVFHSISAFCNAGFDILGTNHNLYPSLTGYVQNPVINITVMLLIITGGIGFLTWDDIFENKWRFHRYRMQSKVILVTTLTLIVLPALFFFFVDFDALPLGARVQAALFQSVTPRTAGFNTVDLPAMSGASLGVMILLMLIGGSPGSTAGGMKTTTLAVLLSNAAATFRQRDSAQFFGRRVDGSAVKTAATVLTMYLALFFGGGVFISVYENLPLSSCLYEAASAVGTVGLTLGITPQLHIPSQVVLIALMYLGRVGGLTLIYAAVSSKKTGNAKLPQERIMIG; the protein is encoded by the coding sequence ATGTCGGAAGAAATGGTTTGCAGAAAGCGCCGCCTTTCGTCTTTTCAAATTATCATATTGGGCTTTGCTGGGGTCATTCTGCTCGGAGCGCTGCTGCTGATGCTGCCGCTTTCCACAACAGCCGGGTGCGTAACGCCATTTCATGAAGCGCTTTTCACTGCAACCTCTGCCGTCTGCGTGACGGGTCTTGTGGTGCAGGATACCGGCAGCTATTGGTCGGTCTTTGGCCAGACGGTGATCCTGACGCTGATTCAGATAGGCGGGCTCGGTGTTGTCACTGTGGCGGCATCGTTTGCGCTGCTGTCCGGGCGAAGGATCTCTCTGATGCAGCGCAGCACCATGCAGGACGCCATCTCAGCGCCAAAGGTCGGAGGGATCGTCCGGCTGACACGGTTCATCCTGCGAGGGACATTTCTGATCGAACTGATCGGTGCGCTCGCCATGCTGCCGGTGTTTTGCCGGGACTACGGATGGCGTGGCGTCTGGATAGCGGTATTCCATTCCATCTCCGCCTTTTGCAACGCAGGGTTTGACATTCTGGGAACGAACCATAACCTGTATCCCTCTCTCACCGGTTATGTCCAAAATCCGGTGATCAATATCACGGTCATGCTGCTGATCATAACCGGCGGCATCGGATTTCTGACGTGGGATGACATCTTTGAAAACAAGTGGCGGTTTCACCGTTATCGAATGCAAAGTAAGGTCATTCTCGTTACGACACTCACGCTGATCGTCCTTCCGGCGCTGTTTTTCTTCTTTGTGGACTTTGATGCCCTTCCCCTCGGAGCGCGGGTTCAGGCAGCCCTGTTCCAATCGGTCACGCCGAGAACGGCGGGCTTCAACACAGTCGATCTACCCGCCATGTCCGGTGCATCGCTGGGCGTGATGATCCTTCTGATGCTCATTGGTGGCTCTCCTGGGTCTACGGCAGGCGGCATGAAAACCACCACGCTGGCAGTTCTGCTTTCCAATGCTGCCGCAACCTTCCGCCAGCGGGACAGCGCCCAATTCTTTGGGCGCAGAGTCGATGGCAGCGCCGTCAAAACCGCCGCAACCGTCCTGACGATGTACCTTGCGCTGTTCTTTGGCGGAGGCGTTTTTATCAGCGTGTATGAAAATCTCCCGCTGTCCTCCTGCCTGTATGAAGCAGCGTCGGCGGTAGGCACGGTTGGACTGACATTGGGTATTACGCCGCAGCTGCATATTCCCTCGCAGGTGGTATTGATCGCGCTGATGTATCTGGGCAGGGTCGGCGGGCTTACACTCATTTATGCAGCGGTGTCCAGCAAAAAAACCGGCAACGCAAAGCTGCCGCAGGAAAGAATCATGATTGGATAA
- a CDS encoding ATP-binding protein, with protein MIKRELYMSRIRPFIGTELVKVMTGIRRCGKSVMLELIQQELAESGVSPTQFISINFEDMSYSHLQTAQALHDEITKRAKEIGGKIYLFFDEIQEVKGWEKCINSLRVSLDCDIYITGSNAKLLSGELATYLGGRYVEFVIYPFSFAEFMELYRSIAPDTSIQQCFQKYLLAGGMPYLANLRYADSPSKQYLHDLFNSVQLKDIVKRNKIRDVDLLERIIAYVIANVGTTFSATSLAKFLKNEQRTVAPETILNYIKYCCEAYLFYQVKREDLQGKQILASNEKYYIADHGIREAVFGGNMRDINLILENIVYLELLRRGYEVTVGRTGDKEIDFVCDKRGEKLYVQVCYLLASDETVNREFGAYDSIRDNFPKYVVSLDEFDMSRNGIKHRNIRDFLLAEEWN; from the coding sequence ATGATTAAACGCGAACTGTATATGAGCCGTATCCGTCCGTTCATCGGAACGGAGCTGGTCAAGGTCATGACCGGTATCCGCCGCTGCGGAAAGTCGGTCATGTTGGAGCTGATCCAGCAGGAGCTTGCGGAGTCCGGCGTCAGCCCGACGCAGTTTATCTCCATCAATTTTGAAGATATGAGCTATTCCCACCTGCAAACCGCGCAGGCGCTGCACGACGAGATCACCAAACGCGCCAAGGAGATCGGCGGCAAGATCTACCTCTTTTTCGATGAGATTCAGGAGGTCAAGGGCTGGGAGAAGTGCATCAACTCTCTCCGCGTCTCGCTGGATTGCGACATCTATATCACCGGCTCCAATGCAAAGCTGCTGTCCGGTGAGCTTGCGACCTATTTGGGCGGACGGTATGTGGAGTTTGTGATCTATCCGTTCTCCTTCGCAGAGTTCATGGAGCTATATCGCTCAATTGCGCCCGATACCTCCATCCAGCAGTGTTTCCAAAAGTATTTGCTCGCCGGAGGGATGCCCTATCTCGCAAATCTCCGATATGCGGATTCGCCGTCCAAGCAATATCTTCACGATCTGTTCAACTCTGTCCAGCTCAAGGACATCGTGAAGCGGAATAAAATCCGGGATGTAGATTTGCTGGAACGGATCATTGCCTATGTGATCGCCAATGTGGGAACGACCTTCTCGGCGACCTCTCTTGCAAAGTTCCTGAAAAACGAGCAGCGCACCGTCGCCCCGGAAACAATTCTGAACTATATCAAATACTGCTGCGAGGCGTACCTGTTCTATCAGGTGAAGCGGGAGGACTTGCAGGGCAAACAGATCCTTGCCTCCAATGAGAAGTACTATATTGCCGATCACGGCATCCGCGAGGCTGTTTTCGGCGGCAATATGCGGGACATCAATCTCATTTTGGAGAATATCGTGTATCTGGAATTGCTACGCCGGGGTTACGAAGTGACTGTCGGCAGAACGGGAGATAAGGAAATTGATTTTGTATGCGACAAGCGCGGCGAAAAGCTGTATGTTCAGGTGTGCTATCTGCTCGCCTCCGATGAAACGGTTAACCGCGAGTTTGGCGCGTATGATAGCATCCGTGATAACTTCCCAAAGTACGTTGTTTCTCTCGATGAGTTCGATATGAGCCGAAATGGGATCAAACACCGAAATATCCGCGATTTTCTCTTAGCTGAGGAATGGAATTAA